The genomic segment CTCGTCGCGGTCGTCGTCGTGTTCGCGATCTTCTCCGCCCTCACGCCCGACCTGTTCCTGCGGTCGTCGGCGATGCTCGTGATGGCGCGGCAGACCGTGGTCGTCGCGATCTGCGCGCTCGGGATGACGATGGTCATCGTCACCGGCGGGATCGACCTCTCGACCGGCTCGCTCGTCGCGCTGACGACGGTGATGCTCGCGCGCTTCCTCAACGCCGGGTACAGCCCGTTCGTCGCGGTCCCGCTCGCGCTCGCGGTCTGCGCGCTCATCGGCGCCACGATCGGCGTCCTCGTCGGCCGCTTCCGGATGCTGCCGTTCATCGTGACGCTCGGCGCGATGTCGATCTTGCGCGGCACCGCGAAGGGGCTCGCGAACGAGCAGAAGATCGAGTGCAAGACGCAGGGGATCGAGGCGCTGCTCTCGGCCGACGTCACCGCGCCCGGGCTCTGGATCGCGCTCGGCCTCACGATCGCGATCGCGCTCCTCCTCGGCTACACCCGGTTCGGGCGCCACGTCTTCGCGGTCGGGTCGAACGAGGCCGCCGCGCGCCTGTGCGGGATCGATCCGGTGCGGGTGAAGGTCCTCGTCTACGCGCTCTCGAGCGTGCTCGCCGGGATCGGCGGGGTGATGCAGCTCTCGACCCTGACGCTGGGCGATCCGACCGACTCGGTCGGCCTCGAGCTCGAGGTCATCGCCGCCGTCGTCATCGGCGGCGCGTCGCTCGGCGGCGGGGACGGGAGCATCGTCGGCACGGTCCTCGGCGCGATGCTGATGACGATCATCAAGACCGGCGCGGTCGACAACGAGATGCCGAACTTCGTGCAGGAGATCGCGACCGGTGTGATCATCGTCGTCGCGGTCGCGATCGATCGCGCGCGCCACGCCCGCGTCCGCCGCTGAGCCGCTGAGCTGGATAACCCGACCATGCGCATCCTCTCGCTCGCCGTCCTCTTGCTCCTCCTCGAAGGCTGCGACTCCTGCGGCGCGAAGGACGCCGCGCCCGCCGACGCCGCGCCGAGCGCGCCGACGGCGGAGCGGCGGCCGCCGCGGAGGTCGAAGAGCTCGAACCCGGCGTCGGCGTTCATCGACGCCGCGACGTCGCTCGACATCGACACCGCGACGCGCGTGAAGATCGAGCGCCTCGACGACGGGCTCGAGACCGACGACACGACCGCGGCCGCGATCTTCAAGGCCTACCGGCTCGAGCTCGCGGCGATGATCCGCGCGAACGAGATCGACGACGCCAAGCTCGAGCCGTTCTACGCCGACGTGGCGAAGAACGCGCGCGCGCGGGAGGAGAAATCGGCGGTCGTCTTCAACCAGCTCCACGCCGCGCTGACGCCGGACCAGCGGGTGAAGGTCGCGACGAAGGTGAAGGCGGACCAGGCCGCGCGCGAGACGCGGATGCTCCGCGGCCGCCGGCCGCCGAGCGCGCAGCGGAAGATCCTGCTCGGGATGACGCGCGGCCTCGAGCTCGACGGCGAGCAGCTCAAGAAGGTCGACGCGCTCCTGCCGCCGGAGGGCGCCGACGCGGGCCCGGACCTGAAGCGCGCGCACTTCCGCGAGGTCGCCGACGCCTTCGAGAAGGACCCCTTCGACGCGAACCAGCTCCTCTTCGACGAGAAGGAGGCGCGGACCACGCTCGAGGACCAGACGAAGCTCGTCGCCGCGCTCCTCCCGATCTTGAAGGAGAAGCAGCGCGACAAGCTCGCCGGGATCTTCGACGAGACGGTCAAGCCCGGCGCCGAAGAGCCGCACTGATCCGGTCCGTCAAAGCTGATAAGGTCGCCGCCTCGGAAAAGT from the Labilithrix sp. genome contains:
- a CDS encoding ABC transporter permease, with translation MGERRPPWLGPLVAVVVVFAIFSALTPDLFLRSSAMLVMARQTVVVAICALGMTMVIVTGGIDLSTGSLVALTTVMLARFLNAGYSPFVAVPLALAVCALIGATIGVLVGRFRMLPFIVTLGAMSILRGTAKGLANEQKIECKTQGIEALLSADVTAPGLWIALGLTIAIALLLGYTRFGRHVFAVGSNEAAARLCGIDPVRVKVLVYALSSVLAGIGGVMQLSTLTLGDPTDSVGLELEVIAAVVIGGASLGGGDGSIVGTVLGAMLMTIIKTGAVDNEMPNFVQEIATGVIIVVAVAIDRARHARVRR